CACTCTATTCCCTGATGCGTGGCCTTGGTGACCTGTAGTGAGTACTGAGTGGTCAGGTAACTCCCAGGTAATTTCTGGTTTGGGTATTCCCAGTGCTGCGCAGTGGAGCTGCACGGCTGCACCAGGCATTGTGTGTATGGTCTGTGGTGGCCTGTTCATAATCCTTGGGGGATATGCTACAATAATGACAGAAACGGTTACAGAGGAATCTCCAGCATTATTGTGGGCCTTGCACACGTAATTTCCTCTGTCATGAATGGTGGCTTCTCGTATAACCAACGTGCCATTTTCCAGCAGTGTGTACTTCCTGTTGATCTGTGGTCGATCCAACACATGCCCACCTGGCAGAGTCCATGCTATAGTCGGTTTAGGATTCCCATCGGACAGGCAGTGAAGTGACAACGACTCCCCACTAACACCTGTCACTGGCCTTGTGGGGTAAGTGAGAATATTGGGCTTCTGGCCAACCTCCAGGATGATCAGCTTTTCAATGTAGCCAACTTTATTCCTGGCAGCACAGCGGTACTTTCCTGCTTTGTCTCCATCAGGACTATAGATGGTAAGGATACCGTTGCTTCCTGTGAGAAACTGGGAAGTCTTGATGCCACTGGAAAACCATGTGCCGTTAGGTAACATCCAGCTTATGTCAGGTGGAGGGTTTCCATCCACAGAACAATTCAATGTGGTAGTTTTCCCAggttttgctattattttttcattgaaTGGATTTTTAAACATTGGTCGCCTTAGCATTTCCAGTACCTCCAGCTGCACCACCAGCATACTCTCCCCCCCATTATTACGTGCCACGCAGACAAAATCTGCTGTGTCAGAAGGCCTTATGTTCCGAATCTCAAGTGTTCCATTTTTGTGTACTACAATCCTGCTCCCATAATATGGAGCTGTTAGGAAAATATTATCAGGCATGATCCACATAATCTGAGGGGGAGGTGTCCCTTCTGCCCTACAAtcaatttgtttctttgaatgCCTCACTGCCATCACCTTCAtgattgttttgtttgcatATAAACCATTTATGACAGGTGGTTTTGCAACAACATCCAGTTTATACAATTTTGTATCATCCCCTCCAGGGTTACGAGCCACACACATGTACTCCCCAGCATCTAACAGTTTGACTTGACTGACTGACAGAGAACCGTTGGCATGCAGGAAATGTCTGTCTGTTGATGAGGAGATCATGTCACTGGAAGGTAGCAACCAGAATATTTTGGGCTTGGGTTCCCCAGCTGCTTCACAGTCCAGTAATGCTGTATCTCCAGCTTTCACTTTAAGGTATGTCTTGTAACTGTGCTTTATCTGAGGGGCTGCCATGATGACCGCGATGTGTATCTTCATTTCATCTCTCCCCAGGGTGTTTTGAGCATAGCAGGTATAGTCTCCTCCTTCTGTTACTCCAACTTTGTTGAGATACAGTGTTCCGTTGTCAAAGAGGATGTACCTATGAGACTTGTGTCCACTATCATCTGCCAGCATTGCGTTATTGATCACTGTCCCATCTGGCAAACTCCAGGATATTTCTGGTGTGGGTGACCCAGAGGCCTTGCAGTCCACTCTGAAATCTTTTCCATATGGCACCAGTTTCTTGAAATACTGTTTCTGGTCAATCTTGGCTGGTTTCATTGTGATGCTGACTTTCATCAATATCAGATCATCTCcaattttgtttcttgcaaCACACAAATAGTCACCTGCATCCTTTTCAGTAACTGCCTCAATAACCAAGGACCCATTGGGGTGAACGTGGATTCGACTTCCCATTCTGttgggggagagagaaagaggaaaagaattatGGAACAAAATGCTGCAAGTGAATACTGAGCACTGACAGTGACTGACAGTATTAACAGCACAACACGATACAGATGTTCTCTCCAAAGGCACTGTGTCCTCATCACCACCTACCCAGTGGGTTTTAACCTGAGGCAGTTGCCACTGTCGTTGCTATGTTGATGCATGTGTGCTCACTGACCCTATGTAGGTGTGCAAAGCTGCATGATGCCACCTCTGCCTTGCTGAAAAGCTGTTCTGTGAACAAATGAGCCTGTTGAACCTCACGTCCCCAATCCCATCggcctctcttcctctccctcatGCTCCTCCCTGCAGACCACACAGAATACTTGGCCCAGCCAGGGCagctggcagggctgctgcaTCTTGCCCAGAATGACACTTGGCACTGGTTGATGGCTTTCTggctgtcctgcagcagggggTAGACCTGGACCTCCCTCCTCAGCCCAGCTGCAAGTTCTGGTGAGCCTGCAAGGAGCATCCTAATCTGGGACTGTCACTCTCAAAGCAAAGGTCCAATGTTAATGTAGGAGGGGGCATGGGGAGAGCCGCTCAAAGGTTGACTTGGCAGAGTCAACTATAGAAGCCTTTTCCTCCTGAGTCCCACTTCACAAACCTCTTATAAATAACTGTTCCTCCTATAAAAAAACAGAATTCAGCCAATACATGATTAACATCAGTTTCCTTAATTCAAATATGACTTGTATCCATTTTGACCTCACCCACTTATGACAACTGATGTGATCTGTGTAATAtaatgtgtatatgtgtatatgtgtaatATAATGTAAATagtataatatataataatgtAATATAATAATGTGTAATGTTTCACCACAGATGTTTCACCACtgttaaacatttaaaagtGAATTTAGTTCCCGATGTATTGTTTCAGTGATGTAACAATCTCTTAAATGAGCACCAGAGAAGACAGTGTATGAAGTTTCCAAGAGGTGGGGAAACCAAAAGACTCCTACCTGTGCCACTGGTCAACAACTGCCTTGGAAGGTAACCTCCAGATGATCCTGGGCTTTGGCTCCCCAGTTGCTGTGCAGTTCAGAAGCAACTTATCCCCAAAATTCAAGTGAGTCATTTCTTCAGAGGTGGTAGCTATTTTTGGAAGTGTATCTCTGTGTTGCACCACAAGGCTCACCACTCTCCTTTCTGAGCCAGTTGAGCTTGTGGCTATGCACTCGTAATTCCCACTGTCAGAAGAGGTGATACTGCTGAGGTGGAGGGTCCCATTGGAGAACAGGAAGAGCTTTGCATTTACCAACTGCAGGGGTTTCACAACCATGCCATCAGAGAGGACCCAGTGGACAGTGGGCTGAGGATTCCCTTCCACAGTGCAAGGGAGTTTCAGATTTTCCCCCATCATTACTTCAACatgttctctcttctcttccagaaTAGTGGGAGGTGCTGCAATGACCTGCAGTTTTACAACCAGCTTGTCAGTGCCTGCTGGGTTTTTAGCCATGCATGTATAGAGGCCCCTGTCATAAACAGTGACTTCCTTGATAATTAAAGTGCCGTTTGTTTCCATGTGAACTTTGTTATTTCCTGCCAAGGAGTCAGAGatgtgtgttttatttgctaGAACCCATGAGATGGTGGGAGGAGGCCTGCCCTCAGCTTTGCACTTCACTGCCACAGGCTTTCCGGAGTGAGCGGTGAGGAGCTGCCACCTGCTGCCGGTGATGCGGGGTGGGTAGGCTACAACTGACAAGGTGACCAGGAGCCGTGCCGCACCATGTGGGTTGGCTGCAGTGCACAGGTACTGCCCACGGTCCTCCAGGCCCACCCGGGTGATAGAGAGTGTGCCATTGGCAAACACCATCCATCTGCTGTTGCCTTGGCTTTCTGGAGCATTGGTTCCTACAGAAGCAAGgggacagcagcacagcatgtcagaatctctcctgtttctttttactcAGTCCCTGAAAACACTTTCCCTACCCTGGTCTACTTTGCCCAAATAACCAAGGCaataagaaagagagaaataatcCTATTTTGCATATACAGTGACAAagctttaaagtaaaaaaacaaacttaaTCCTCAGTAGAGACAAAGTTTGGATAAAGCAGATGGGGCTTTGCACATCCAAACATACTTTGGCATAGTCGTGACTAGGCTTTGcatattcaaaaatattttgacatagCTTTAACTTGATTTGATGGTTTGTTACCacagacagatttttcttttcacttgtcTTATTGTTCTGAAATAGCCAGTAACATAcaataaatactgaaatcttCTCACAATAAGCACAGAATTAtagttaaatatatatatattttaatatccCTAAATAACTACTTCATCATTATTAGTAAGACACTCCAGAAAATGTCTGGGGATATCTGTCACTGTCTCCAAGTTCATCTTTTCACTGATATTTCACAGTACTCTTAAATGATAAAATACTTGAGTTTGGCACATAAAACACCTGCCAAATTACATGACCGTAATAGAAGGTAAATTCTAGGGATGTTTATCAAGCTTACCTGTTGATATCTTGGTCCACTGTATTGTTGGATGGGGGTTACCAATAGCTTCACAAGGAATAAAAGCATCTGAGTTGGCTAGTACAGTAAAAGCAGCCAATTTTCCTCCACTTATCCTCGGTTTTGCAAAATGATTTCTGCTCAGAGAGTCCAAGGCTATAGGAATAGGGGTGGTAGTTTCTTGATCTTGCCTCTTTTCAGACCAGCCTTTGACAGAACTGTCCTTATCACTTCCCCACAGAGGCACATGCGGAGTCGTGATCTGTGATGACTTCAGCATGGTCAGTGTGCTGACAGCCAACGCGTTGCCCCTCTCTGTGACTTTAGCAGATGGCTTCTGCCAGAATTTGATTTCCCCCCACAGAGGTGAGTTGGTTCTCTCAGTATGTGCAGGAAGCACAACTGCTGTGAGGGCTGGCAGTGGGGTGGgatgctgggtgctggcaggagTGATGTCTGTGCTTGCAGCAGGAGCACTTGACACGGTTCTTGCTGGGAATGTGGGCTGTACTACATGGTTTTCTTGGGTAAcgctcttttctgttttgggcCATGATTGTTCACCTGCTGTTGCGGTGGCTTCAATTTGCTGAGTAGGTTCTGACCCAGCTGCCACCCAGGCTGTGGCAGATCGCATGCCTGGGGTGCCAAAAGGCTTTGAATGCCATGGTGTTGTCTGGATTGGCACAGTGGGGCTCTGTGGTAGCGTGGCTGACTGGCTGTTCCTCCATGTGACAGGGACCACCACTGGCTGTATGGCTGCTCCAGGCATGAGCTGAGGAGCCTCCGGTGTGTTAAGGATCCACCGTGCTGGCACTTTTGCCACTGAAACTGCACTCACACTCTCAGAGAGAGGTTTTGCAGGTGTAAGATTTGTAGGCATAGTCAATGATTTAACTGTTGTCACGACAGGCATGGCTGTATTCATGGGCAGAATCACTGCAATGCTGTGGCCTGCAGTCACGCTTTGTGAAGTAGATGTCGTAAGGGGCATCTTCCTCCTCTGAcctctcttttttcccattctgtATGTTTTACTTTTGGTGATTTTGATATCAGTCTGAGGGGCAATAACAGGTCTAACTGTTGGCTTCAAATGAGTTACATCCATTTCTTTGGTGGCACTAGTTGCAGGATTAGAGGAAGAATGCAGTTTTGCAGTGTGAACATGTTCTTCTGACTTAGCATTGCCATAATGAATGGGTTTGTTTAAAGACAAGAAACCACTGCTGTGATTCCCACCTGTTGAAATAGGCATTAAGTGCAGAGGAGACATTTTGAACACAGATAACGATGCTGTAGTTTTAGGATGCATGGTCGATACCTCTGTTGATGGAAACTTATCTGTCTGTTGTTTTGGTAGCTTCTTCAGAACCTCTTTTTGCGCAccatttccaaagagaagttcccaactaatttttcctctttgggaATTTTTTGGTGAGATTCTAGGCTTAATGCTGGGTGAGACTGATTCAAGGGTAGAAGATACCCTAGTGCTTACAGTGTATGTGATATCTGTAGCAACATGACTTGTGTGGATTGCTGTTGCTGGTAGTCTGATGCTAAAAGGTTGGACTCCATCAGTCTTTGTCTGAAATGGAGTACTGCTCTGTAATTTCCATTCAGGAGTATCTGGGGTATCCTTCATAATGAAAGGCATGGCTGTAATAGTAGCTTTCTGCCTTTCActaacttcattttcctctttcctgagGAACACTGTATTTTGATGAATACCTGCTGGGTGCTCCAATGGCATATTCATGATCAAGGGGGAGGACAGAGGTGCTTCTGGGCTAAATGGGTTGATGGAGCTGCTTAAATTATTTAAGGTTGGTAAATTTGACATATATTCCATGTTCAGTTGAAcat
This genomic window from Strigops habroptila isolate Jane chromosome 8, bStrHab1.2.pri, whole genome shotgun sequence contains:
- the IGSF10 gene encoding immunoglobulin superfamily member 10, with the protein product MKATGRGRRWWLGTLLAACLAALPGSTACPRLCACYVPTEVHCTFRYFTAVPPHIPPNVERINLGYNSLLRLTETDFSGLEKLELLMLHSNEINTIPDKVFNDLYSLQVLKMSYNKVRVLQQDVFYGLKSLVRLHMDHNKIEFVNPNVFYGLTSLRLVHLEGNLLKQLHPDTFVTLRYSQIFKISFMKHVYLSDNLLTSLPQEMFSYMSELESVYLHGNPWSCDCNLQWFAEWEKVRSDVAKCKKDRSSGAQQCPVCASPKNHEGKSLVDIPSASLTCTKPTIHDSLKFKNLTVPDDGDFNSVSPKDFIAPIGSMVLNMTDQAGSRGNLVCNIQKPKEMSPISFDKDGNSTVLKTAFSAFLICGIDYEHIQQLWSILALYSNSPLKLERTALATNTPFISYKYKQIYSEKDELFTNIETELRAEPPWLMQSKMALQLDRTATTLNTLHIQYFTDAQIILPSADKTGVRNNWAIISRDNKTQTEHTVLVGGTVELECQAIGEPAPAVEWILADGSKVRAPYISEDGRIIVVKTGTFTLWTADTFDTGLYHCIGTNYNDADTLTFRITVVDPYVEHSNVNGAQLSTSVGSTLYLPCTSTAVPDASISWVLPEHAILHHSVRNKHIFDNGTLRIQGVTEQDSGYFRCVAANQYGVDLLVFQVLVRKDKNALKKKQVAVGEWEEGDGSGNAMLASATTEKHPLATLATLTANQESAASAFRNRVAETAHKRNGYRNMTFRHYRDKISRRLRGHRRQFVSSARRVDPQRWAAFLEKTKRNSTEKRGEVATNPPIQIHKFSALPGNEEETSGDLVSLEEEFMIPVTETAPVSTLGRATESMVTAGPEMTRSNTPARKTSLLVSEVVTPLPSPFSQSVSSHSRKPQTYLKPTITNSWERSDLSLISASGVKQPTVSNGASRTSTVLPAGQRLVYPEESNNQHLKSVSMTPVTDVTDTSKSVTSQNAADRLHAFTESIDKISSKTDHQIPVVTVSEPSPEFGHIYFHTTQKLVTPEPLLASTVITHQQIQIIQNIKTHTPQAQQQYGRRRKISGRRRFVRPGRIPSMKEHRYNLGRPGSVRGSTAVAADVQLNMEYMSNLPTLNNLSSSINPFSPEAPLSSPLIMNMPLEHPAGIHQNTVFLRKEENEVSERQKATITAMPFIMKDTPDTPEWKLQSSTPFQTKTDGVQPFSIRLPATAIHTSHVATDITYTVSTRVSSTLESVSPSIKPRISPKNSQRGKISWELLFGNGAQKEVLKKLPKQQTDKFPSTEVSTMHPKTTASLSVFKMSPLHLMPISTGGNHSSGFLSLNKPIHYGNAKSEEHVHTAKLHSSSNPATSATKEMDVTHLKPTVRPVIAPQTDIKITKSKTYRMGKKRGQRRKMPLTTSTSQSVTAGHSIAVILPMNTAMPVVTTVKSLTMPTNLTPAKPLSESVSAVSVAKVPARWILNTPEAPQLMPGAAIQPVVVPVTWRNSQSATLPQSPTVPIQTTPWHSKPFGTPGMRSATAWVAAGSEPTQQIEATATAGEQSWPKTEKSVTQENHVVQPTFPARTVSSAPAASTDITPASTQHPTPLPALTAVVLPAHTERTNSPLWGEIKFWQKPSAKVTERGNALAVSTLTMLKSSQITTPHVPLWGSDKDSSVKGWSEKRQDQETTTPIPIALDSLSRNHFAKPRISGGKLAAFTVLANSDAFIPCEAIGNPHPTIQWTKISTGTNAPESQGNSRWMVFANGTLSITRVGLEDRGQYLCTAANPHGAARLLVTLSVVAYPPRITGSRWQLLTAHSGKPVAVKCKAEGRPPPTISWVLANKTHISDSLAGNNKVHMETNGTLIIKEVTVYDRGLYTCMAKNPAGTDKLVVKLQVIAAPPTILEEKREHVEVMMGENLKLPCTVEGNPQPTVHWVLSDGMVVKPLQLVNAKLFLFSNGTLHLSSITSSDSGNYECIATSSTGSERRVVSLVVQHRDTLPKIATTSEEMTHLNFGDKLLLNCTATGEPKPRIIWRLPSKAVVDQWHRMGSRIHVHPNGSLVIEAVTEKDAGDYLCVARNKIGDDLILMKVSITMKPAKIDQKQYFKKLVPYGKDFRVDCKASGSPTPEISWSLPDGTVINNAMLADDSGHKSHRYILFDNGTLYLNKVGVTEGGDYTCYAQNTLGRDEMKIHIAVIMAAPQIKHSYKTYLKVKAGDTALLDCEAAGEPKPKIFWLLPSSDMISSSTDRHFLHANGSLSVSQVKLLDAGEYMCVARNPGGDDTKLYKLDVVAKPPVINGLYANKTIMKVMAVRHSKKQIDCRAEGTPPPQIMWIMPDNIFLTAPYYGSRIVVHKNGTLEIRNIRPSDTADFVCVARNNGGESMLVVQLEVLEMLRRPMFKNPFNEKIIAKPGKTTTLNCSVDGNPPPDISWMLPNGTWFSSGIKTSQFLTGSNGILTIYSPDGDKAGKYRCAARNKVGYIEKLIILEVGQKPNILTYPTRPVTGVSGESLSLHCLSDGNPKPTIAWTLPGGHVLDRPQINRKYTLLENGTLVIREATIHDRGNYVCKAHNNAGDSSVTVSVIIVAYPPRIMNRPPQTIHTMPGAAVQLHCAALGIPKPEITWELPDHSVLTTGHQGHASGNRVLRPLGTLLIQSPQPSDSGTYKCTAKNHLGSDFTVTYVHIF